A genome region from Scyliorhinus canicula chromosome 16, sScyCan1.1, whole genome shotgun sequence includes the following:
- the zdhhc16b gene encoding palmitoyltransferase ZDHHC16B, with translation MRLFLRCLRLGRRRRIKFFHRVRTLWSYSKLCVNSLIYNSFTNTDVVLDSLFEPIYWLVDHVTRWFGVVFVVLVIILTTTIVLIVYVCVLPVILSTYPVGWIAWHLCYGHWNLMQIVFHYYKAVRTHPGYPAEGKTDIPMVSICRKCINPKPARTHHCSICNRCILKMDHHCPWLNNCVGHYNHRYFFSFCLFMTLGCVYCSVSSRELFVDAYFTINTSTQTPAPTISFREKLFHKCIVYLWVLCSSVGLALSGLTLWHTVLILCGETSIERHINKKERLRQQKKGRVFRNPYHGGKLNNLKLFLGIEKQSHWITRLLLPSSHLPYGDGMTWALPSTFRVDKAILAI, from the exons ATGCGTTTATTTCTGAGGTGTTTACGACTAGGCCGCAGGCGGCGAATAAAGTTCTTCCACCGTGTGAGGACCCTCTGGAGCTACAGCAAGCTGTGTGTCAACTCCCTCATCTACAACTCCTTTACCAATACTGACGTTGTCCTTGACTCTCTGTTTGAGCCCATCTATTGGCTGGTCGACCATGTGACTAGATGGTTCGGAGTG GTGTTTGTTGTCCTGGTGATCATCCTGACAACCACAATTGTGCTGATTGTTTATGTTTGTGTCCTGCCGGTTATCCTGAGCACATATCCTGTGGGATGGATCGCATGGCACCTCTGCTATGGGCACTGGAACCTGATGCAGATTGTATTTCACTACTACAAGGCCGTGCGGACACATCCTGGATATCCAGCTGAG GGGAAAACCGATATTCCGATGGTTTCAATCTGCAGGAAGTGCATCAATCCCAAACCAGCCCGTACCCATCACTGCAGCATTTGTAACCG ATGCATCTTGAAGATGGATCATCACTGTC CTTGGCTGAATAACTGCGTGGGCCATTATAACCATCGATACTTCTTCTCATTCTGCCTCTTCATGACGCTCGGCTGTGTGTACTGTAGCGTGAGCAGCAGGGAGCTGTTCGTTGATGCATACTTCACAATTAAC ACATCCACACAGACTCCAGCTCCCACCATATCATTCCGAGAAAAGCTTTTCCACAAGTGTATCGTTTATCTCTGGGTTCTCTGCAG TTCTGTGGGTCTCGCTCTCAGTGGCCTCACCCTGTGGCACACTGTGCTCATTCTGTGCGGGGAGACCAGCATCGAGAGGCACATCAACAAGAAGGAACGTCTGAGGCAGCAGAAGAAAGGCCGA GTTTTCAGGAATCCCTACCATGGTGGAAAATTGAACAACCTGAAATTGTTCCTTGGAATTGAAAAACAAAG TCACTGGATCACTCGCTTGCTGCTCCCCTCATCTCACCTGCCTTATGGAGATGGCATGACATGGGCACTGCCGTCAACCTTTCGCGTGGATAAGGCCATACTGGCAATTTGA